Proteins encoded together in one Hevea brasiliensis isolate MT/VB/25A 57/8 unplaced genomic scaffold, ASM3005281v1 Scaf91, whole genome shotgun sequence window:
- the LOC131177833 gene encoding kiwellin-1-like: MKNQVCSSILLLSLLFLVISSAESQTCKPSGKIRGRKPPPGQCNQENDSDCCADGKLYTTYKCSPPVSSHTKAKLTVNSFEAGGDGGAPSECDNKFHSDKELVVALSTGWFDNKSRCLNYITIHGNGKSVKAKVVDECDSTMGCDSDHDYQPPCRNNIVDASKAVWNALGVSDPEDVGEMDIYWTDA; the protein is encoded by the coding sequence atgaagaatCAAGTTTGCTCCAGCATCCTTCTCCTTAGTCTTCTCTTTCTTGTCATAAGCAGTGCAGAATCTCAGACATGCAAGCCCAGCGGCAAGATAAGAGGTAGAAAGCCTCCCCCAGGACAATGCAACCAAGAAAACGACTCAGATTGCTGCGCAGATGGCAAGCTTTACACTACTTACAAATGTTCACCACCAGTGAGCAGCCACACAAAAGCAAAGCTAACAGTGAACAGTTTTGAAGCTGGTGGTGATGGGGGTGCACCATCTGAATGTGATAATAAATTCCATTCAGATAAAGAGCTGGTGGTAGCACTTTCCACAGGATGGTTTGACAACAAGAGTAGGTGCTTGAACTATATTACTATCCATGGAAATGGAAAAAGCGTCAAGGCCAAAGTAGTTGATGAGTGTGACTCTACCATGGGATGTGATTCTGATCACGATTATCAACCTCCTTGCCGAAACAATATTGTGGACGCCTCCAAAGCGGTCTGGAATGCCTTGGGAGTGTCTGACCCTGAAGATGTGGGAGAAATGGACATATACTGGACCGATGCTTGA